The following proteins are co-located in the Microplitis demolitor isolate Queensland-Clemson2020A chromosome 3, iyMicDemo2.1a, whole genome shotgun sequence genome:
- the LOC103572634 gene encoding CWF19-like protein 1: MCEKQKVLVCGDVQGNFHLLFSKVEAIQKKSGPFDLLFCIGNFFGDKCTELSAYKSGKKKVPIRTFIIGPNRVSDLEHYSNLDGSEICQNITYLGKRGLYITECGLKIAYVSGIEEPNTNLPKEIILTENDVISVRNTCIKNQPDFRGVDILLSSQWPIDINRLDSTNQKLHCRGSKLIAWLAAQIKPRYHVSALEEIYYQPPPYRNKTKNGENIDIATRFVALASIKNLEKMKWIYALNLIPIDRTRLADLAVRTTDEMPFPYPEWTLLPDYFCTDADNKPCQYFYGLGSNENNKRTSETDRERKKMKKIEFDQAKCWFCLSSPEINKNLIILIGNQVYITLAKGGLVDDHFLILPISHYQSLVTLPENIEKEIDKAKEILTHYFSHSGKIPVFFERNYKSSHCQLQVIPITKNLEPHLKSTFQEVAEMENIQFSTINSLKEVAQPGVTYFYAQLPSGEKIFHKIGKNFPLQFGRQVLASQNLLNLNDRIDWKACLKNKDDEMKLAAEIRNKFQTYQLDF, from the exons atgtgtgaaaaacaaaaagtctTGGTTTGTGGTGATGTTCAAGGAAACTTTCACTtgttattttcaaaagttgAAGCAATTCAAAAGAAAAGTGGTCCTTTTgacttattattttgtattggAAACTTTTTTGGGGATAAATGTACGGAATTATCCGCATATAAAAGTGGAAAGAAAAAAGTTCCAATCCGAACATTTATTATTGGACCTAATAGAGTTTCAGATTTAGAACATTATTCTAATTTAGATGGGTCTGAAATTTGTCAGAATATAACATATTTGGGAAAACGTGGTTTATACATTACTGAATGTGGCTTAAAAATTGCTTATGTTAGTGGTATTGAGGAACCGAATACAAATTTACCGAAGGAAATTATTTTGACTGAAAATGATGTTATTTCGGTCAGAAACACATGCATTAAAAATCAACCCGATTTTCGAGGAGtcgatattttattgagttcccAATGGCCGATAGATATCAATCGCCTTGATTCTACTAATCAAAAATTGCATTGTCGTGGTTCTAAACTTATTGCGTGGTTAGCTGCCCAAATAAAACCAAGATATCACGTAAGTGCTTTGGAAGAGATTTATTATCAACCACCTCCATACAG aaataaaactaaaaatggAGAAAATATTGATATCGCCACGAGATTTGTTGCCTTGgcatctattaaaaatttagagaaGATGAAATGGATATacgctttaaatttaatacctaTTGACCGCACTCGTTTAGCGGATTTAGCAGTTAGAACAACAGATGAAATGCCTTTTCCTTATCCCGAATGGACGTTACTTCCAGATTATTTCTGTACAGATGCGGATAATAAGCCATGTCAGTATTTCTACGGCTTAGgatcaaatgaaaataacaaacGTACATCAGAAACTGATagagaacgaaaaaaaatgaaaaaaatagagttTGATCAAGCAAAATGCTGGTTTTGTTTATCGAGtcctgaaataaataaaaatttaattatattgatcGGCAATCAAGTGTATATAACTTTAGCGAAGGGTGGTTTAGTAGATGatcattttcttattttacccATTAGTCACTATCAAAGCCTTGTAACTTTGcctgaaaatattgaaaaagagATAGATAAAGCTAAAGAAATCTTAactcattatttttctcattccGGAAAGATACCAGTATTTTTTGAACGAAATTACAAGAGTTCGCACTGTCAATTACAAGTCATAcctataactaaaaatttagaacCACATTTGAAATCGACATTTCAG gaaGTAGCAGAAATGGAAaacattcaattttctacGATAAATAGCCTTAAAGAAGTTGCTCAACCAGGGGTAACATATTTTTACGCTCAGCTACCAAGTGGagagaaaatatttcataaaattggaaaaaactTTCCATTGCAATTCGGAAGACAAGTTTTAGCTAGTCAAAATTTACTGAATCTGAATGACAGAATTGATTGGAAAGCCTGtctgaaaaataaagatgACGAAATGAAATTGGCTGCTGAAATTAGAAACAAATTTCAAACATATCAACTAGATTTTTGa
- the LOC103572633 gene encoding probable arginine--tRNA ligase, mitochondrial isoform X1, whose translation MMSYQIRCFIKKEICKYADIPEKIFMSHMCLERNTKNGFSFELPLKTNSYTIEKHVKNIIQQKFDGALKNIRIKKKDNHDLLSIDVDKHFFIKEILQTNLSQISVPSVSCNREKVVVEFSSPNIAKPFHIGHLRSTIIGNFAANINEFFNNSVVKLNYLGDWGTQIGLVILGMNLMGMPNKSIKNNSIGDLYEAYVYANKLAETDHEILDQARKIFQQLENGDGMYFSQWQSLKKSTINELDDTYKRIGIKFDEYNWESSYNSSNIHHILKLMGDFGILTRDSQGRKVVPLDNRLVPIVKSDGSTLYLARDIAAAIDRAEKYNFDKMYYVADSSQRDHFITLKSILTKLNMAWASKIHHLQFGKIIGMSTRKGTVVFLNNFLDEVNEIIKQKQHQLSTTKVDKNEDHQSTDILGMSAIIINDLKQRRLRDYAFNWDTALDMKGETGIKLQYTHCRLVNLKENCGATVANQCDPTLLEESIIDELIMSIAQFDEAVVASYQTLEACYLVKYLFNLSHVVNRTLERLRVKGEPMDIASQRLLLFQVAKNVLNTGMKLLGLMPLNKM comes from the exons ATGATGAGTTATCAAATACGATGTTTCATTAAAAAAGAG atttgCAAGTATGCTGATATtcctgaaaaaatatttatgtcacATATGTGTCTTGAACGAAATAcaaaaaatggattttcatttgaattaccTTTGAAAACAAATTCTTATACTATAGAAAAACATGTAAAAAACATAATCCAACAAAAATTTGATGGtgcattgaaaaatatacgAATCAAGAAGAAAGATAATCATGACTTGCTTTCAATTGATGtagataaacatttttttatcaaagaaaTTTTACAGACAAATTTATCTCAAATTTCTGTTCCTTCAGTTTCATGCAACAGAGAAAAAGTTGTTGTTGAATTTAGTTCGCCTAATATAGCAAAACCTTTTCATATTGGACACTTACGCTCGACAATCATTGGAAATTTTGCCGcgaatataaatgaattttttaataacagtgttgttaaattaaattacttaggAGATTGGGGTACTCAAATAGGTTTGGTTATCCTCGGTATGAATTTAATGGGGATGCctaataaatctataaaaaataattcaattggaGATTTGTATGAAGCTTATGTTTATGCAAATAAATTAGCTGAAACCGATCATGAAATTCTAGATCAAGCTAGAAAAATCTTCCAGCAATTAGAAAATGGTGATGGTATGTACTTTAGCCAATGGCAATCTTTAAAGAAATCTACCATCAACGAGTTAGATGATACTTATAAGCGTATTGGTATCAAGTTTGATGAATATAACTGGGAATCTTCGTATAATTCTTcaaatattcatcatatactAAAATTAATGGGTGATTTTGGCATTCTCACTAGAGATTCACAAGGCAGAAAAGTTGTGCCTCTTGATAATAGGCTTGTTCCAATAGTTAAAAGTGATGGATCAACATTATATTTAGCTCGAGATATTGCTGCTGCTATTGACCGtgctgaaaaatataattttgataaaatgtaTTATGTGGCTGATTCATCCCAACGTGAtcattttataactttaaaaagtattctcactaaattaaatatggcATGGGCAAGTAAAATTCATCATTTACaatttggtaaaataatagGAATGAGTACTCGGAAAGGAACTGTTgtatttctaaataattttttagatgaagTTAATGAAATAATCAAACAAAAACAACATCAATTAAGCA CCACCAAAGTGGATAAAAATGAGGACCATCAGAGCACAGATATCCTAGGAATGTcggcaataataattaatgatttaaaacaacgACGACTTCGGGATTACGCTTTTAACTGGGACACAGCACTAGAC ATGAAAGGGGAAACaggaataaaattacaatatactCACTGCCGTCTTGTcaatttgaaagaaaattgtGGTGCAACAGTGGCCAATCAATGCGATCCAACTCTGTTAGAAGAATCAATCATCGATGAGCTGATAATGTCGATTGCTCAATTTGATGAAGCTGTTGTCGCATCTTATCAAACATTAGAAGCCTGTTAtctagtaaaatatttatttaatttaag cCATGTGGTCAATAGAACTCTGGAACGATTGCGAGTGAAAGGTGAACCAATGGATATTGCATCACAACGACTTCTACTTTTTCAAGTTGCCAAAAACGTTCTTAATACAGGAATGAAGTTATTAGGCTTAATGCCattgaataaaatgtaa
- the LOC103572633 gene encoding probable arginine--tRNA ligase, mitochondrial isoform X2 — MSHMCLERNTKNGFSFELPLKTNSYTIEKHVKNIIQQKFDGALKNIRIKKKDNHDLLSIDVDKHFFIKEILQTNLSQISVPSVSCNREKVVVEFSSPNIAKPFHIGHLRSTIIGNFAANINEFFNNSVVKLNYLGDWGTQIGLVILGMNLMGMPNKSIKNNSIGDLYEAYVYANKLAETDHEILDQARKIFQQLENGDGMYFSQWQSLKKSTINELDDTYKRIGIKFDEYNWESSYNSSNIHHILKLMGDFGILTRDSQGRKVVPLDNRLVPIVKSDGSTLYLARDIAAAIDRAEKYNFDKMYYVADSSQRDHFITLKSILTKLNMAWASKIHHLQFGKIIGMSTRKGTVVFLNNFLDEVNEIIKQKQHQLSTTKVDKNEDHQSTDILGMSAIIINDLKQRRLRDYAFNWDTALDMKGETGIKLQYTHCRLVNLKENCGATVANQCDPTLLEESIIDELIMSIAQFDEAVVASYQTLEACYLVKYLFNLSHVVNRTLERLRVKGEPMDIASQRLLLFQVAKNVLNTGMKLLGLMPLNKM, encoded by the exons atgtcacATATGTGTCTTGAACGAAATAcaaaaaatggattttcatttgaattaccTTTGAAAACAAATTCTTATACTATAGAAAAACATGTAAAAAACATAATCCAACAAAAATTTGATGGtgcattgaaaaatatacgAATCAAGAAGAAAGATAATCATGACTTGCTTTCAATTGATGtagataaacatttttttatcaaagaaaTTTTACAGACAAATTTATCTCAAATTTCTGTTCCTTCAGTTTCATGCAACAGAGAAAAAGTTGTTGTTGAATTTAGTTCGCCTAATATAGCAAAACCTTTTCATATTGGACACTTACGCTCGACAATCATTGGAAATTTTGCCGcgaatataaatgaattttttaataacagtgttgttaaattaaattacttaggAGATTGGGGTACTCAAATAGGTTTGGTTATCCTCGGTATGAATTTAATGGGGATGCctaataaatctataaaaaataattcaattggaGATTTGTATGAAGCTTATGTTTATGCAAATAAATTAGCTGAAACCGATCATGAAATTCTAGATCAAGCTAGAAAAATCTTCCAGCAATTAGAAAATGGTGATGGTATGTACTTTAGCCAATGGCAATCTTTAAAGAAATCTACCATCAACGAGTTAGATGATACTTATAAGCGTATTGGTATCAAGTTTGATGAATATAACTGGGAATCTTCGTATAATTCTTcaaatattcatcatatactAAAATTAATGGGTGATTTTGGCATTCTCACTAGAGATTCACAAGGCAGAAAAGTTGTGCCTCTTGATAATAGGCTTGTTCCAATAGTTAAAAGTGATGGATCAACATTATATTTAGCTCGAGATATTGCTGCTGCTATTGACCGtgctgaaaaatataattttgataaaatgtaTTATGTGGCTGATTCATCCCAACGTGAtcattttataactttaaaaagtattctcactaaattaaatatggcATGGGCAAGTAAAATTCATCATTTACaatttggtaaaataatagGAATGAGTACTCGGAAAGGAACTGTTgtatttctaaataattttttagatgaagTTAATGAAATAATCAAACAAAAACAACATCAATTAAGCA CCACCAAAGTGGATAAAAATGAGGACCATCAGAGCACAGATATCCTAGGAATGTcggcaataataattaatgatttaaaacaacgACGACTTCGGGATTACGCTTTTAACTGGGACACAGCACTAGAC ATGAAAGGGGAAACaggaataaaattacaatatactCACTGCCGTCTTGTcaatttgaaagaaaattgtGGTGCAACAGTGGCCAATCAATGCGATCCAACTCTGTTAGAAGAATCAATCATCGATGAGCTGATAATGTCGATTGCTCAATTTGATGAAGCTGTTGTCGCATCTTATCAAACATTAGAAGCCTGTTAtctagtaaaatatttatttaatttaag cCATGTGGTCAATAGAACTCTGGAACGATTGCGAGTGAAAGGTGAACCAATGGATATTGCATCACAACGACTTCTACTTTTTCAAGTTGCCAAAAACGTTCTTAATACAGGAATGAAGTTATTAGGCTTAATGCCattgaataaaatgtaa